In the Desulfobacteraceae bacterium genome, AGGCTATCGCCCACCTTCCGGCAGCGCGGCAGATTAAGGGGTTTCGGTGAACCGCATCGGCCTTTTCGGAGGAACCTTCAACCCGATCCACCTGGGGCACCTGCGCTCGGCCCAGGAAGTGCTCGAAGCCTTTGACCTGCAGCGGATCCTGTTGATCCCCTCCGCCCTCCCGCCCCACAAGCAGCCGGAGTTTCTGGCCAGCGCCACGGATCGTCTGGCCATGATCCGCCAGGCCACCCGGGGGCACACCGGCCTCAGCGCGTCAAGCGTCGAAATCAAGCGCCCAGGCCCCTCCTACACCATCGACACGGTGCGGTTTTTCAAGCGCAAATTGCCGTCCGCCACCCGCTTGTTCCTGGTGGTGGGTCTGGACGCCTTTCTGGAGATCGACTCCTGGAAGGCCTGCCGCGATCTGTTCCGCTTAACGCCCTTTATCGTCATGATCCGGCCCGAAGCGGCAGCGGAGACCGACAATCAGACGTTCAAGCGGGTGGAGACGCTGCTCCAGGCGGCCATCTCGCCGTCTTACGGTTTTCGGCCCGCCCCCGACCGGCTCGC is a window encoding:
- the nadD gene encoding nicotinate-nucleotide adenylyltransferase yields the protein MNRIGLFGGTFNPIHLGHLRSAQEVLEAFDLQRILLIPSALPPHKQPEFLASATDRLAMIRQATRGHTGLSASSVEIKRPGPSYTIDTVRFFKRKLPSATRLFLVVGLDAFLEIDSWKACRDLFRLTPFIVMIRPEAAAETDNQTFKRVETLLQAAISPSYGFRPAPDRLADAHFQPVYFMNVTPLSISSTRIRAALRQGRSIRYLVPERVEAYIREKGIYR